A genomic segment from Gadus morhua chromosome 4, gadMor3.0, whole genome shotgun sequence encodes:
- the LOC115542991 gene encoding vascular endothelial growth factor C has protein sequence MLKLVLLLWLVTRTLTSGPDFYDYFQSGDMGTESPGGGGGGGGGGGGGGGGGLGLDSVSNLDELLQLLHPEASRLQLCLRRRSQTPTSLLLHPAGGAQEEEQVEAALWGNPRQEALRRADGVFEVVLEELQRTACRPREVCVEVSKEAPEPSSRQYLPRCVALHRCGGCCHHEGVACTNTSHHLVNKTVLELSPLMERLVVTVTFVNHTSCECVSKRPLRAVIRRHAPPLCPPPQAPCSPGLFWDAEGCECVPDDGSHPVRDLGAFAPGPLALCGPRRALDDASCECVCRNGLTDSSCEPGWRLDHDTCECQCEEQVEGRGCPSGQRWEAELCGCVCAARCPGDQPLNPDTCLCQCRESPQSCLRQGKRFNTHTCSCYRLPCRKSKRGCPRGFYYSSQVCQCIPTYMRPAWN, from the exons ATGTTGAAGCTAGTGCTGCTTCTCTGGCTGGTCACGAGGACTCTGACTTCTGGACCAGATTTCTACGACTATTTCCAGAGTGGAGACATGGGCACAGAG tctccaggaggaggaggaggaggaggagggggagggggagggggagggggaggtggccTTGGCCTGGACTCGGTCAGCAACCTGGACGagctcctgcagctcctccacccgGAGGCCAGCCGGCTGCAGCTGTGCCTGAGGAGGCGGAGCCAGACCCCCACCTCGCTGCTCCTCCACCCAGCGGGCGgcgcccaggaggaggagcaggtggaggcggCGCTGTGGGGGAACCCCCGGCAGGAGGCCCTGAGGAGAGCCGACGGCGTCTTTGAAG TGGTCCTGGAGGAGCTCCAGCGGACCGCCTGCCGTCCCAGGGAGGTGTGCGTGGAGGTCTCCAAGGAGGCCCCTGAGCCCAGCAGCCGGCAGTACCTCCCCCGCTGCGTGGCGCTGCACCGCTGCGGGGGCTGCTGCCACCACGAGGGCGTGGCCTGCACCAACACCTCCCACCACCTGGTCAACAAGACC GTGCTGGAGCTCTCTCCTCTGATGGAGCGTCTGGTTGTCACGGTGACCTTCGTCAACCACACGTCCTGTGAATGCGTGAGCAAGCGTCCGCTGAGGGCCGTCATCAGACGCCACGCGCCCCCCCT ttGCCCCCCTCCGCAGGCTCCCTGTTCTCCAGGACTATTCTGGGATGCCGAAGGCTGCGAGTGTGTCCCTGACGACGGCAGCCACCCGGTCAGAGACCTGG GCGCCTTTGCCCCGGGGCCCCTGGCCTTGTGCGGCCCCCGCCGGGCCCTGGACGACGCCagctgtgagtgcgtgtgtcgCAACGGCCTGACGGACAGCAGCTGTGAGCCGGGCTGGAGGCTGGACCACGACACCT gtgagtGCCAGtgtgaggagcaggtagaggggcGGGGCTGTCCGTCTGGCCAGCGCTGGGAGGCGGAgctctgtgggtgtgtctgcgCGGCCCGTTGCCCTGGCGACCAGCCCCTGAACCCGGACACCTGCCTCTGCCAGTGCCGGGAGAGCCCTCAGAGCTGTCTGCGGCAGGGCAAGaggttcaacacacacacctgcag TTGCTATCGGTTACCGTGCAGGAAGTCCAAGCGAGGATGTCCGCGAGGGTTCTACTACAGCTCACAGGTGTGTCAGTGCATCCCCACCTACATGAGGCCGGCCTggaactga